The sequence GATCGCGCAGTTGCTAGATTCATGTAATTAATACATGCCACTATTAAAATGATAAGGGCAACTAGAAAGAAGATGTTTACATATTGAATATTTCCATGACCAGGAAGATCTATTTGCAAGTCAGAATGTAAGTGAATATCCTTTAAAGGCTGTAAATTAAAAGTAATCTCAAATTCAGGTGATCGTTCTGCAAAAATCTTATTGATTCTATCCTCCATTTTAGATAATTCCTCTGGGGTAGAAACTGCATTTTTTTCAAACTGGAAGTAACCATAAAAATTAAAGCTGTTCCATACTTTGTTTACCAAATCGCTATTATTTCCTGCATGATAGCTCATTGGTATTATCATGTTGAATTGTAAGTGTGAATTGGACGGAATATCTGCTAACACGCCTGCAACAGTAAAGGTGTCCTTATTGTCAACCTTAATGGTCTTTCCCAAGGCACTTCCCGTCCCAAAATACTTATTTGCAATGGTTTCTGTTATTAAAATAGCGTCAGGATTATCAAGGGCGGTCTCAGGTTCGCCTTCTATTAGGGGAAAGGTAAACACATCCAAAAGATTAGAATCTGCATAGAAAACGGGGCCTTCTTTAAATTTTTGATTATCCATTTCAACTAAGGCCTCAAAAGGGGCACTTAGACGAAGACTGGACTTTATTTCAGGGATATAATCAGGCAATTCCTCAACCATGCCAGGAGCACTTACTGCTGCTTTAAAATTTTCATTTGCCTCTGCTGTCAGTCTATATATGTTATCTGAATTGGAATGAAAAGTATCATAACTAGACTCATTCTGCACCCATAAAAGAATGAAAATACTGCACGCCATACCAATGGTGAGCCCTCCTATATTTAAAAGAGAATACCATTTGTTTTTTGTAAAGCTTCTCCATGCAACCTTGATATGATTTTTTAACATGATATGATTTTTTTTGATTGATGTTTAATTCATTCCGTACGCAGACTCTTAATAGGATTGGATCTAGCGGCTTTAATTGCTTGAAAACTCACAGTCAAAATGGTAACACCCATTGCTCCCAACATGGCCAAGGCAAAAATCCACCACTTAAGAATTACACGATATGGATACTCCTGTAACCAGCCGTTCATTACATAATAGGCTATGGGTACAGCGATGAAACAAGAAATAATAACCAACTTTAAAAAGTCTTTGGAAAGCATGTTCCATACATTAAATACAGATGCCCCCAGCACCTTTCTAACCCCTATTTCTTTAGTGCGCTGTTCGGCAACAAAAGAGGTTAGGCCAAACAGGCCAAGACAACTGATTAAAATGGCCAAGGCAGTGAAAATCCCGGACAGTCTTCCTATACGTTCTTCGGAGGCAAATTTTTTCCCGTATTGCTCGTCCACAAATTCGTATCGAAAGGGAATACTAGGAAAATGCTCCTTGAACACTCGTTCTATGATGGCGATATTCTGTTTAGCGCTTTGTTTTGGATTCAACCGAAGGTTGTAATAACTAGATTCACCCTCTCGATCATAAACATACATACCTTGCTTAACAGGTTCATAAGGGGATTGTGCAATCATATCCTCTACGACCCCAACAATTTTTAATGGGGGTCAGGGTCTTCTTCAGAACTATCTTTAATAAGCATTCCTATAGGGTTTTTTAGCCCAAGATATTTTACTGCTGTTTGGTTCAATAGAACTGCCGTTGAATCCGTTGCAAACTCTCTTGAAAAATCCCTTCCTTCTACAATTTTTAAATTCAAGGACTTAGCATACTCAGGCGACACTTCTGTCCATGCCAAATCTTCTTGGAAACCTTCTGGCTTGCCCTCCCAGGTAAACCCATTTCGGTTAGACCATACCCTTGTTGTTGGACTACTTGAAGATGACATTTCAACTATTGCATTTGAAGCTAAAAATACACTGCGCATTAGGTCATATTTGCCTGTAAAATCTTCACTGAAAGTGGGAACCTGAATCAATCCTTCTTTATCATAACCTACAGGGCGGTTTTTAGCATAGTTTATCTGTTGCATTACAATGACAGTCCCGATAATAAATGCTACTGAAACGGTAAATTGAAGAACCACCAGAATTTTTCTAGGAGTACCAGCATGTTTGCCTGCTTTGAAGGTGCCTTTTAGCACATCTACAGGTCTAAAGGAAGAAAGATATAAAGCAGGGTAACTTCCGGCCAACAGTGCTGTTAGTAAAATAAAAACAAGGGATGTAAGCCAAAAAGAAGTGTTGCCCCACGGGAATACAATCTCTTTTCGAGCTAATTCATTAAAGCCTGTCAATGATAACAAAACAATGAAAACGGCAATGACAAAAGCAAATAAAACGACTAGGAAAGACTCGCTTAAAAATTGGTTGATCAACTGCCCTCTTTGCGAACCAATGGATTTTCTAATCCCTACTTCTTTGGCTCTTTTTTCTGATCGTGCGGTACTAAGGTTCATAAAGTTGATGCAAGCCAACAGCAGTACAAAAGCGCCGATTATCCCAAAGAGCCAAACATATTTTATTCTGCCCCCAACTTGTTTGCCATCTTCAAATTTTGAACGTAAATACCAATCTTTCATTGGTAGAAGGAATAACTGTGGATTAAATTCCACGCCATCTTCAAATAAGTTCTTCTTTACATCTTTAATAGTTGAAGAAACTCTTTCCATTGATGTGTTGTCTGCCAGTTGCACAAACATTTGAAAGGAATTATTGCCCCAATTGTCTACGGCCTCTTGAGCCCATTCTCTTGAGCCCACATATTTATCCCAAGGCATCATAAAATGAGTGTCATAAAAAGAAGAATTAAAAGGAAGATCCTCATAAACAGCGGTCACCATCATATCATATTGGCTATTGACCTTAATAACTTTACCGATAGGATCTTCCTGGCCAAAAAGTGCTTCAGCGGTTAATGCAGAAAGCATGATTGAGTTTAGTTCTCTAAGCCCATTTCGCTCTCCTTTTAATATTTTTAATGCCAGCATTTCCGGTGCTGCTTCCTGCATAAAATTCCCAGTTCTTGAAATGCTATTATCCTTGTATTTTAGATACTGCGAATTGGTCCAAGAGGACATGACCAAATGTTTAAAATTATCCATATAACCTTCTCTAAGAGCCATTTCCAAGGGACGAGGAATTGCTTGACCGGTTCCAGTTAGATTGTTAAAGGTTTGGGATTGCATTACTTGGGCAATATCATCTTTGTTTTCAAAATAGTCGTCGTGAGAAAGCTCATCTTTGATCCAAAGCCCTATGATAAGGGTAACGGCCATTCCCAATGCCAGACCACCAACGTTTATCATAGTGTACGCTTTATTCTTAGTAAGATTCCTCCAAGCTATTTTTAAATAATTTTTTAACATGACGATCTGTTTTTTGATGTATTTATTCGGTTTTAAGGCTTTTTACAGGGTTTACTACGGCAGCTTTTATACTTTGGTAGCTTACGGTTAAAATGGAAATTAAGGCAGCTAAAAAAGCCGCAAGTATAAATACCCACCAGCCTATTTGAATCCTATAGGAAAAGTCCTCCAACCATTTATCCATGGCAAACCACCCTAGAGGCAGCGAAATAAGGATGGCAACTCCTACCAATTTTAGAAAATCTATGGTTAGTTTATAGGTTATTTGCCCAACGCTGGCTCCCAATACTTTTCTAACCCCAATTTCTTTGGTTCTTTTCTCAGCATTAAAAGCTGCTAAACCAAATAGTCCAAGACATGCGATTAAGATAGAAAGGGTAGTGAAAATGAAAAAAATATGACTTAAGCGTTGTTCTGACCTATAGGTTTTATCAAAGGAATCTTCCATAAAATAATAATCGAAAGGCTGTCCAGGGGCCGCTTTGTTCCAAATGTTCTCAATGCTCTTAATGGCATTTGAAAAACTACCTGCTTCCAGTTTTATGGCTAGTGAATACGCCCAATCACCCAAGTGAAGACTTAAGGATTCTATTTCATCTCTGAAAGGGGAAAAATGAAAGTCCTTAACGACTCCAATGATGGTATAGTATTTTGGGTTTTCGGCTCCCATATCGGGAGTATAGCGTTTGCCAATTGCCTCATTAGCAGGAATCCCAATAACACTTAACGCGGACTCATTGATAATGATGCTGGTGGAATCATTTTTAAACTGTCTGTCAAAGTTTCTTCCAGCAATAATTTTAAAGCCCATGGTTTGGACATAATCATAGTCAACACCCCAGCGTTGCATACTTAGGGCATTTTCTTGGTCGCTAGCACCTTCTTCAGGAGTAAAAACGCTGTCGGATCTACTGGAAGGAGTTGGAAAAAAACTGCTTAAGGTCGCGCTTTTGACAAAGCCTAAACTTTTTACCTCATCTTTAAAGGAAGTCACTTGATTACCTATGGCAAATACGTCATTGATAATCAGGACCTGGTCTTTTGAAAAACCTAAATCTTTATTCTGAATATATTTTAATTGTTGATATACAACCAACGTGCTAACTATTAGAAAAACGGAGATTGCAAACTGAAATATAACCAGTCCGTTCCTAATTTTTCCACCGCCAAGATTAGCCCCGCTAGAACCTTTAAGCACTTTTACCGGCCTAAACTTTGACATAAAGAATGCAGGGTAGCTACCCGAGAAAAGCCCTAAAACAATGCCAGATGCCAATATGATTGACCAGAAAATTGGACTTGAATACGGAATGGAAATAGCCTTATCGGCCAAACTATTGAAAAAAGGCAGCGCAATTATAGCTAATACCACAGCAAACAAAAGGGCACCAAAAGAAACCAATCCTGACTCTATCAAAAACTGACGTATAAGCTCTCCCTTCTTGGAACCCAAGGTTTTGCGAACACCAACCTCCTTAGCCCTTTTAAGTGAGTGTGCAGTGGATAGATTCATAAAATTGACGCAAGCCAGAACAATTAGAAATATCGCGATAAACGAAAGAATGTATATGCTTTTAATATCATTATTTGCACTTATTTCTGCTACACGATCAGATTTTAGATGAATATCTGTCAATGGTATTGTGCTATAGATCAGGTGATTTCCTGCCGCCTTGAATTGTTCTTCGGTAATACCTGGCATAAATTGCTGTACTCCTGGAACTACATATTTACCCAAAAAACCACGAAGAGGCTCTTGTATATTATCAACATCGGCAAAAGGAATAAGTTTGGCAAAGGTTTGGTAATTGTTACTGCCCCAATTCACTATGCGGGAATCTTCATACCCGGCCATAGCCATAAAAACGGTATGATCTCTTAAAAATGAGTTCTTGGGGAGGTCATCAATTACTCCTGTTACGGTATACGTTTCGTGATTGTTCAATAAAAGTACTTGACCTAGAGCTTCATTAACTCCAAAATGTTTTTCTGCAGCTGTCTTGGTCAAGACTAAAGTGTTAGGTGATTTAAGGGCCGTTTTAATGTCTCCTGTTAAAAGTGTTATCCCAAACACTTTGAAGAACGTGGAATCTACGTGGGTGGTTTGCAGCTCTTTAACATTCACCTCAGTGTCTGTTTTTCTAATCAAAGCACTACCTCTAGTTCTAAATCGTGTAGTCAATTCAACTTCTGGAAAATCATTGTCAACTGCCTCGGCCAATGGTGCAGGAGTCACTGCAAATTCACGTGCTTCGCCGCCAAATTTTATATCCACATTTATTCTGTGTATGCGGTCAGCATCTGCAAACATTTTGTCAAAACTCAATTCATCGTATATATACAATGAGATTAGAAGTCCGCCAGCCATACCTATAGCAAGGCCAAAGATGTTCAGAAATGTAAAAAACGGCTGTTTTTTAAGATTTCTCCAAGCTATTTTAATGTGATTTTTAAACATAGTCGTTCGTTTTTTGATGTGTTTTATTCTGCCCTTAGGCTTTTTAAGGGTTGAATTAATGCTGCACTAATGGATTGATAACTAATAGTCAGAATAGCTATAACCAAGGCAATTAGCCCCGCCATTATGAAAGTGGTCCAATCTAGGCCCGTCTTATATGCAAAATCTTCTAACCACCTGCTCATCACATACCACCCGACGGGAATGGCCATAATAATTGAAACCGCAACAAGCTTCAAAAAATTAAGACTCAACAAACTGTAAATATTTTTAAAGGAAGCTCCCAAAACCATACGAATGCTGATTTCCTTTTTTCGCTGTTCTACCATAAAAGCCGATAGGGCAAATAACCCGAGACAAGCCACAAGAATTGCTAAAACCGAGAAAGAGAGAAATATGGTTCGTATACGACTTACATTGCCATACATTTTGGCAAAAGAATCGTTCATGAAAGCATAGCGAAATGTCATATTGGGTGAGAACTCGTTCCATTTTCTTTCCACTTCTTTTAATAGGGAAGTCATGTTTCCTGTATCTACTTTTAAAGAAATTATGGAGGGACTTAATCCTCTAAAAAAGCAGAGGGGCTGCACCTCTTGCTTCATAGAATTGAAATTAAAATCTTCAACAACACCCACGACTTCATAAAGTCTACCATACCTTGATATTTTTTTACCAATAGGCTCATCTAGGTTAAGTTTTTTAGCCATTGTTTGGTTTATTATGGTTGCATCGTCATCAGCACTTCTATCTTCGGAAAAATTTCTTCCCTCCACTAGTTTCATACCCAGGGTTTCCAAGTAATCTTCATCCACTACCCAAGCCTGTCCGGGAACGGTTTCGTCCACATTATCTCTACCTTCATTTACAAAGCTATTGCCATTTCTTTTTGTTCCTTCAAGAGGCAAATAGTCACTTATACTTACATTGGCGACCCCGTTTATTTTTTTAAGCTCATCCTTAAAAGTATCTACCCTATCACCCATAATATTGGTTCCGTAGAGCTGAATTACCTCTTCTTTTTCAAAACCTAATTTAGAGTTGAGGATAAAGTCCATCTGCTGATTCACAATAAGGGTTCCAATGATTAGAATAATTGAAATGGTAAATTGAAATACAACAAGACCGCTTCGTAATGCACTGGATTTACTTCCGGTACTAAGCTTGCCCTTAAGGACCGCTACTGGACGAAATCTTGATAAATAAAAAGAGGGATACAAACCTGCAAGTAAACCTACCGCCAATGCAGATACAAGAAGAATAGAGATAAACAAGGGACTTGAAAGCGGCAGACTCAATGCTTTTCCGGAGATGTTTCTAAAAACGGGCATCATTAACCAGGTCAGCACCAAGCCTATAACAAAGGAAATGAAAGAAAGTAAAACAGACTCAGTCAAAAATTGACCCACAAGATAACGTTTGGGCGCCCCAACTACTTTCCTAATCCCAACCTCTTTGGCTCTATTCGCGGATTTGGCAGTGGAGAGATTTACAAAATTGATGCTGGCAATAACCAAAATAAACAAGGCCACTATACCAAAAATCCATATAATCTTGATGTCGTTTCTTGAATTGGCTTCAAACGCAATATCACTTGAATACAGATTTATATCGGTCAAGTGCTGTAATCCAATGGAAAGTCGATCTTCAAGATTTCCTGCCATGGCAAACCCACCGGTTTTATAGGCTGGCATTAAGTAATCCCTAATAATACGAGTTGACATTTTTTTTTGGAACTGAGGGATATTTGTTCCACTCTTTAAAGTCAGGTAGGTGAAATAGTTGTTCTGGGTCCATCTGGTTTGTTCCCCTTCCCCAAACTCTACTCCAGATAAGGTTAACATAAAATCGTAATCTAGGTGTGAGTTGCTTGCAAAATCCTCCATAACACCATTGATTCGAAAAGGTTCCTCATCGTTTCCGTTCAGATATATTGACGTTCCAACCGGATTGCTTTCACCAAAGTACTTTTTAGAGATACTATTAGAAATTACAATAGTACCTGGTTCGCTTAATGCTGTTTGGGCATCTCCGTAAATCATTTTAATATCCATAATGCCCATAATGGACTGATCGGCATAGGCAAAACCTTCCTCATGATATTGCGCGGGGCTTCCTTCCAATCGAATTTCATTACTGCCAGCTCCATAAAACAATCCGTTGTCCATTATTCTTCCAGCATTTTCAACTTCACCAAAGTCATTCAGAACAGTTGTAGCAGTAATGGCAGAAAAATGAATTCCGCCCCTTACATTACCGTCTTGGACGATAGTATTGGTCATTCGATAAATATTGTTGGAATTTGCTATATGTTTGTCATAACTACTTTCATGAGCAATATAAATGGAAATCAATATGCAGGCGGTAACCCCAAAACTAAGACCAACTATATTGATTATGGTGAACCCCTTATTTTTCAAGAGACTTCTCCATGCGACTTTTAAATAGTTCTTTAGCATGACATTTCGGTTTTTGATTTGTTATTCGGTTCTCAAGCTTTTTACAGGACTTGCAACTGCCACTTTTAATGTTTGATAGCTAATGGTAATTAACGTAATGACCATTATGGAAAGAATGGCAAATGCAAAGACCCACCAATGTATTTCAGTTCTGTATGCGTAACCTTGAAGCCATTGCTCCATTAAATACCATGCAATTGGGGTGGCAAGGACACCAGCAATTAGAATAAGTTTAAAAAAGTCTACAGTGAACAAGGTTAGAATATTGGCCACATTACTGCCAAGTACTTTTCGTATGCCTATTTCTTTAGTGCGTTGCCCTACAAAAAACAGGATAAGTCCATATAGCCCTAGGCAACCAATTAATATTGCCAATCCTGAGAATACCTTGGAAAGGGATAGATACCGTTGTTCCGTTTCATATTGCTTTGCAACTCTTTCATCTAAAAAACGGTAGTCAAAAATATATCCTTTAAAAGCATCTGACCATTTTTCCCCAATTTGGGCCAAAGTAGATGCTGTATTTTGATGATTTATTTTAAGGGCAATTTCACCATACCAATTAGGGTTGTCCGCAATAAAAACCGGGTTTATCCCTTCTGTAAAGTTGGAATCATGAAAATTTTTCACCACCCCAACAATTGTCCCTTTTGTACCACCTCCATTAATTTCAATTTTTTTGCCAATTAATTCTTCGGAAGTGGCCAGACCTAATTTTTCACCCAGTTTTTCATTAACAAGTAATTCTGAAATAGCAGAATCACTTTCAAAGAAGTTTCTACCAGTTACAAGGGGAATGTTAAAAGTGTTCAAATAGTTAACATCTCCTGCTTTCACTTCTATACTAAATTCTTCATCTTCTGGTCTGTTATGATATCTTATCCCTGTTCCCCAGTTGTTATCCGCGGCACCAGGACTGCCTAAACAGGCGGAAACGTTCTGTACACCGGGAATTTGACTAAACCGCTCTTTTAGACTATTAAGTTTAATGCGCCCTAGACTTTCAGGAATCTCCACCATGACAATGGATTCTTTATCAAAACCCAAATCGGTATTTACAGCATAATCAATCTGTCTAGAAATAATCAACGTAGCGGCAATTAGAGTAATGGAGATTGCAAACTGGGCAATCACAAGTACTTTTCTTGTGGTTGTTCCTCCTGTATCATTATGGCTTAGTTTTCCTTTAAGTGCAAGTACCGGAACAATGCGAGCCATTAAGATACCAGGGTAACTTCCTGATAGGAATGAAACCAGTGTTAAAATGAGTATTAGAAACCCAAAGAATTCATAGTTTACAAGATCCCTCCAGGATAGTTGAATTTCAAAAAGGGCGTTAAATGAGGATAGAAAAATTAAGGCAAGTGTAATACCTAATATAATTGCCAATAAACTGATGACAAACGTTTCCGATAAGAATTGCCAAAACAGATGCTGTTTAAAACTCCCAAGTACTTTGCGAACACCAATTTCTTTGGAAC is a genomic window of Flagellimonas sp. CMM7 containing:
- a CDS encoding ABC transporter permease; translation: MFKNHIKIAWRNLKKQPFFTFLNIFGLAIGMAGGLLISLYIYDELSFDKMFADADRIHRINVDIKFGGEAREFAVTPAPLAEAVDNDFPEVELTTRFRTRGSALIRKTDTEVNVKELQTTHVDSTFFKVFGITLLTGDIKTALKSPNTLVLTKTAAEKHFGVNEALGQVLLLNNHETYTVTGVIDDLPKNSFLRDHTVFMAMAGYEDSRIVNWGSNNYQTFAKLIPFADVDNIQEPLRGFLGKYVVPGVQQFMPGITEEQFKAAGNHLIYSTIPLTDIHLKSDRVAEISANNDIKSIYILSFIAIFLIVLACVNFMNLSTAHSLKRAKEVGVRKTLGSKKGELIRQFLIESGLVSFGALLFAVVLAIIALPFFNSLADKAISIPYSSPIFWSIILASGIVLGLFSGSYPAFFMSKFRPVKVLKGSSGANLGGGKIRNGLVIFQFAISVFLIVSTLVVYQQLKYIQNKDLGFSKDQVLIINDVFAIGNQVTSFKDEVKSLGFVKSATLSSFFPTPSSRSDSVFTPEEGASDQENALSMQRWGVDYDYVQTMGFKIIAGRNFDRQFKNDSTSIIINESALSVIGIPANEAIGKRYTPDMGAENPKYYTIIGVVKDFHFSPFRDEIESLSLHLGDWAYSLAIKLEAGSFSNAIKSIENIWNKAAPGQPFDYYFMEDSFDKTYRSEQRLSHIFFIFTTLSILIACLGLFGLAAFNAEKRTKEIGVRKVLGASVGQITYKLTIDFLKLVGVAILISLPLGWFAMDKWLEDFSYRIQIGWWVFILAAFLAALISILTVSYQSIKAAVVNPVKSLKTE
- a CDS encoding ABC transporter permease — translated: MLKNYLKIAWRNLTKNKAYTMINVGGLALGMAVTLIIGLWIKDELSHDDYFENKDDIAQVMQSQTFNNLTGTGQAIPRPLEMALREGYMDNFKHLVMSSWTNSQYLKYKDNSISRTGNFMQEAAPEMLALKILKGERNGLRELNSIMLSALTAEALFGQEDPIGKVIKVNSQYDMMVTAVYEDLPFNSSFYDTHFMMPWDKYVGSREWAQEAVDNWGNNSFQMFVQLADNTSMERVSSTIKDVKKNLFEDGVEFNPQLFLLPMKDWYLRSKFEDGKQVGGRIKYVWLFGIIGAFVLLLACINFMNLSTARSEKRAKEVGIRKSIGSQRGQLINQFLSESFLVVLFAFVIAVFIVLLSLTGFNELARKEIVFPWGNTSFWLTSLVFILLTALLAGSYPALYLSSFRPVDVLKGTFKAGKHAGTPRKILVVLQFTVSVAFIIGTVIVMQQINYAKNRPVGYDKEGLIQVPTFSEDFTGKYDLMRSVFLASNAIVEMSSSSSPTTRVWSNRNGFTWEGKPEGFQEDLAWTEVSPEYAKSLNLKIVEGRDFSREFATDSTAVLLNQTAVKYLGLKNPIGMLIKDSSEEDPDPH
- a CDS encoding ABC transporter permease is translated as MLKNYLKVAWRSLLKNKGFTIINIVGLSFGVTACILISIYIAHESSYDKHIANSNNIYRMTNTIVQDGNVRGGIHFSAITATTVLNDFGEVENAGRIMDNGLFYGAGSNEIRLEGSPAQYHEEGFAYADQSIMGIMDIKMIYGDAQTALSEPGTIVISNSISKKYFGESNPVGTSIYLNGNDEEPFRINGVMEDFASNSHLDYDFMLTLSGVEFGEGEQTRWTQNNYFTYLTLKSGTNIPQFQKKMSTRIIRDYLMPAYKTGGFAMAGNLEDRLSIGLQHLTDINLYSSDIAFEANSRNDIKIIWIFGIVALFILVIASINFVNLSTAKSANRAKEVGIRKVVGAPKRYLVGQFLTESVLLSFISFVIGLVLTWLMMPVFRNISGKALSLPLSSPLFISILLVSALAVGLLAGLYPSFYLSRFRPVAVLKGKLSTGSKSSALRSGLVVFQFTISIILIIGTLIVNQQMDFILNSKLGFEKEEVIQLYGTNIMGDRVDTFKDELKKINGVANVSISDYLPLEGTKRNGNSFVNEGRDNVDETVPGQAWVVDEDYLETLGMKLVEGRNFSEDRSADDDATIINQTMAKKLNLDEPIGKKISRYGRLYEVVGVVEDFNFNSMKQEVQPLCFFRGLSPSIISLKVDTGNMTSLLKEVERKWNEFSPNMTFRYAFMNDSFAKMYGNVSRIRTIFLSFSVLAILVACLGLFALSAFMVEQRKKEISIRMVLGASFKNIYSLLSLNFLKLVAVSIIMAIPVGWYVMSRWLEDFAYKTGLDWTTFIMAGLIALVIAILTISYQSISAALIQPLKSLRAE
- a CDS encoding ABC transporter permease; the protein is MFKNYIRIAWRNLLKRKVFTAINILGLAIGFGGGILIYLFLSYHLSFDNFHANADRIYRMNTEEHRDIIEYEPSVPPAFAKTFREDYEYAEKVAKISRQDGLIMDVEKNGVTHKFKEDVAFVEEDFFKIFNYPLVNGSNNISLSAPNTAVLTEAVALKMYGKTDVVGETFVLQNNKAIEITGVLKNIPKTTFLDREVFVSFENLKDFFEFAASETWGGITSNLQTYALLKPNQDIASIESVLLELPKKHRPKSKNKHIYKLHLLSDIHIDPLYYGGLDPVLLWVFAIIGVFLITIACINFINISTAQAFYRSKEIGVRKVLGSFKQHLFWQFLSETFVISLLAIILGITLALIFLSSFNALFEIQLSWRDLVNYEFFGFLILILTLVSFLSGSYPGILMARIVPVLALKGKLSHNDTGGTTTRKVLVIAQFAISITLIAATLIISRQIDYAVNTDLGFDKESIVMVEIPESLGRIKLNSLKERFSQIPGVQNVSACLGSPGAADNNWGTGIRYHNRPEDEEFSIEVKAGDVNYLNTFNIPLVTGRNFFESDSAISELLVNEKLGEKLGLATSEELIGKKIEINGGGTKGTIVGVVKNFHDSNFTEGINPVFIADNPNWYGEIALKINHQNTASTLAQIGEKWSDAFKGYIFDYRFLDERVAKQYETEQRYLSLSKVFSGLAILIGCLGLYGLILFFVGQRTKEIGIRKVLGSNVANILTLFTVDFFKLILIAGVLATPIAWYLMEQWLQGYAYRTEIHWWVFAFAILSIMVITLITISYQTLKVAVASPVKSLRTE
- a CDS encoding ABC transporter permease, with amino-acid sequence MIAQSPYEPVKQGMYVYDREGESSYYNLRLNPKQSAKQNIAIIERVFKEHFPSIPFRYEFVDEQYGKKFASEERIGRLSGIFTALAILISCLGLFGLTSFVAEQRTKEIGVRKVLGASVFNVWNMLSKDFLKLVIISCFIAVPIAYYVMNGWLQEYPYRVILKWWIFALAMLGAMGVTILTVSFQAIKAARSNPIKSLRTE